ATCTCTCGGATCCATGTCTCACCTGACTGTTTTAAATCCATGCATGGTTGCCTCAATATATACTTCTCGTAATATAATTGCACGGAAGAAGATGCAACAACAAATAATCGGTTAAAACATTCTATGCATTGtaaaatctctttcttttctctttcttcatcACTTTCATCACCGCTGTAATCGTCAATTATACTCATCACCTGTGAATAAATTTACGttgtaaaatcatatataaacaactattgataaaactaatttaataaaaataagtagaacataaattcaatatctaaagaccaaacataaataactattaataaaactagattacacataaataagtagaacataaattcaatatccaaaaaccaaacataaataactattgATAAAATTAGTTTAGCACTGTCAGCTACTCACATAATAGATATCTTTGCACCCCAGAAGAtcagaaaattttcaactatccTCCATTTCTGTCTTAAGCCACAAAGCTCTAATCTCgggattaattgataaaaacataattcgTTTGTCCTTATTGAGCAGTAATTTAAGTGCGAAAAAGTATAGCGGACTAGCTTCTGGAACTTCTTCCGACATGCTGTCAAGCATTTTGACTGCTTGTGGAATACCATATGGATCCATAACAGGAGTCAAACTAGATGTGGCTTGACTCATATTGTCAGCTGCACtgcataatttttctatttgactAGATAATCTTGCAGCCCCTCCAATTTGCTTTGAGGATTTCTTTCTTCCAGTTTTAAAATGTGAACTTGATATCTcagggttttttcttttttgaccgTTTCCATCAATTTGAACATCATTTGAGATGTGAAAATCATTTGAAATGTGAACATCATTTAAAATGTGAAcatcatttctcatatttttttcttcattctcTTCAGGTATTTCGTTGTTAACATCCTCAAAAAAATCACTACGGAGTGTACCAGAAGAAGGTGCCCATGCTTTATCACCTGTTGCAACTATCCCCGTGAACATTTGGTCCAACTTCGCTTCGAATTCAGGATCAATGCCcgatgttataaattttttagcttCAGGCACAACCTACATATAAAATGATAGTTTAATAACAGTAATTATCAATAACCtcataaataaggaaaaaataaaaaatattcagaatTATTAATGTACCTGGAGCCTACTCTCCCACCAATCATCCGATGCATCAACAGTTCTTTTTATAAGATTCCACCCTAGACCAGTATCTTCGCCTTTAAGTTTCTTCCAAgctttccattctttttttagGGCATTCTACCTATTTTTAAGTTGTCTTTGTGAAAAACCCTTGCCCGTTTCTTTCTCAAAGGTGGTCATTATTTTTAACCATCCATCTTTTGTGAAATGAGTACAAGGCCTATTGCCTTTCAATATCtctttaatacaaatatcacaaaatattttagtcaatCTCTTATCCCACTTTGCTTTCACTTTTTCATCACTAACTTCAACCGCCGAAGTACTCATCTATTGTGTATACGAACAAATTCGTTTCAGCCAGTAAagcaatcaagaaaatcaaatgtcAGATAagtatatttgtttattaactATATGCATGAACAAATAACAGTAAAAGATATGTATGTCATTATTCTAAGGGAAACATCTATTTTTTGTatcaattaactatttaaaaaatattatgggTGACTCCATTTTGATACACTCTCCCaccattaattaataataatagcagAATATACACATTAGTGTTATATATaggtataatattaaaataaccaacAGAACCGACAATGCTACTCaacaaagaaagagaaagataaAAGAAGCAACTTTTGCTTAAGTAAATGGAGTTTTTCGTATAAACATTTTGGGTAAAACTTCTTGCtcaaaaacatggaaaaactGTCCATTGCATAGTAAATGGAGTTTTTTcgtataaatattttactagaggattaatataatttttcgtAATAGATTTATTATCATTAATAGAGTTTTAataaagataatatataatCCTTGTCGATTcatcatattttcttaatttccaTCAAATAGGCATCAAAGCTTATGTTAGAAATTGTTTTTAAAGCTATGATTGGATGCCCAGTGTTCGAGATAAGGTGCAGACTGAAGAATTGTTGTAGATAATACAAGCTTTGTGACAACAAAATGACGTGGATATTCAAATGGGCACGAATGGAGGTTCCACTTATAACCCTTGTCTTCATAGATTTTGCAAGAGATGAATTAGAAGAGCCCTAGAATTGAGTGGTCGATGAGTGAAGATCAAAAGTGGATAATTTTCATTGGAAGGTACACGTTGAAGAATAATAGGATTGGAAGTCATGGTAGaagtttattttaagtgaaaaccTACGGTTGAACCTAGAAAGGTTCTATTTTTGAAGCTGCAATTCAATGGTGGAACAGAGTTGACGAGCAACAATCACGTCAATGAAAGTAGAAATTCAGTAGTCTAAAACCAAAGAGTACTCAAACCGAATCAAATtcttaataaatcaatttagaataatataaaaatcaattggtTTCTCTCTTTTATTCCTTCAATGTctatatttttctcaataacatcataaataaggaaaaaataaaaaatattcagaatTTCCCAAGACATCACCAGTAGTAAAagaaatgtgaaaaaaaaatggagttaCCCAgatgaaaaaaaagataaactcACCGGTGGTGGAGagaagaggaacaaagaaccagAGGCTTTTGAGAAGTGGagaagaggaacaaagaacaAGCACCAGcagaggaacaaagaaccagTAAGCAGAGGAACACTAGCACAGCAGAGAACCagcaaagaacaaaatttggagGAAAAAAGGTAGCCGTCAGGAACACCAGCACCAGCAGAGAAGAACAAATGTGTGGTGTGgctaaaaatgtaaaagaacaACCCAAAAGTTCTTTTTAGCTAGAAAAGCTAAATTTTTCTGCTTTTCATCTGCTAAAAAGCACTTgcaataagttaaaattttagttccaaATGAAATGGgttctttattgcttttgaTGGAAAAATACCTTTTCATATAAAAGCCCATCACTTAAGCATAGG
The window above is part of the Gossypium raimondii isolate GPD5lz chromosome 9, ASM2569854v1, whole genome shotgun sequence genome. Proteins encoded here:
- the LOC128032609 gene encoding uncharacterized protein LOC128032609, which translates into the protein MDEWKAWKKLKGEDTGLGWNLIKRTVDASDDWWESRLQVVPEAKKFITSGIDPEFEAKLDQMFTGIVATGDKAWAPSSGTLRSDFFEDVNNEIPEENEEKNMRNDVHILNDVHISNDFHISNDVQIDGNGQKRKNPEISSSHFKTGRKKSSKQIGGAARLSSQIEKLCSAADNMSQATSSLTPVMDPYGIPQAVKMLDSMSEEVPEASPLYFFALKLLLNKDKRIMFLSINPEIRALWLKTEMEDS